In Raphanus sativus cultivar WK10039 chromosome 5, ASM80110v3, whole genome shotgun sequence, the following proteins share a genomic window:
- the LOC108862994 gene encoding uncharacterized protein LOC108862994: MDLNESGLHFSLANGIAKLDSFGDTALSLKCLGSTHSYNHKLCSDVSSCPDGGCGLVLGLGPTPPSYYYSVNKVSASSGTFQELSSGGNSILQLGPPAVTNMDTFSGLDCSLLTYTETDVSQADEGSTSAKRSGGYMPSLLFSPSVQKPSRMQEYSPQLSHNESEFSLGVSFSDRTVSATTSSQHRTTNPKKCKFMGCTKGARGASGLCIGHGGGQRCQKPGCNKGAESKTTFCKAHGGGKRCQHLGCTKSAEGKTDFCISHGGGRRCGFPEGCGKAARGKSGLCIKHGGGKRCRIEGCTRSAEGQAGLCISHGGGRRCQALECTKGAQGSTNYCKAHGGGKRCIFAGCTKGAEGSTPLCKAHGGGKRCMFDGGGICPKSVHGGTSFCVAHGGGKRCVVAGCTKSARGRTDCCVKHGGGKRCKSIGCEKSAQGSTDFCKAHGGGKRCSWGGEWKCEKFARGKSGLCAAHNSMAQEKGGSQIGLIGPGLFRGLVSTSSQTTTTTTTDHSQSGVSVVSDCTDSIDRSNQMQYHHEKRQKVMIPMQVLVPPSMKSLSFTDAEEPERETNNNSRSSNGRNIFDFMIPEERVHGGGLMSLLNGSMKQTLR; the protein is encoded by the coding sequence ATGGATTTGAACGAGAGTGGCCTTCACTTTTCTCTTGCCAACGGTATTGCAAAGCTCGACAGTTTCGGTGACACTGCTCTCAGCTTGAAATGCCTTGGAAGCACTCACAGCTACAACCATAAGCTCTGTTCTGATGTTTCTAGCTGTCCTGATGGTGGTTGCGGACTGGTTCTCGGCTTAGGTCCAACACCGCCCTCTTACTATTACAGTGTCAACAAAGTCTCAGCTTCTTCTGGGACTTTTCAAGAACTCTCATCAGGAGGTAACTCGATTCTGCAGCTCGGTCCTCCCGCTGTCACCAACATGGACACTTTCAGCGGCCTTGATTGTTCGTTGTTGACATATACAGAGACTGATGTCTCCCAAGCCGATGAGGGTTCTACCTCTGCTAAGCGATCAGGTGGCTATATGCCATCGCTTCTTTTCTCTCCAAGCGTTCAAAAACCTTCAAGAATGCAAGAGTATAGTCCACAGCTGAGCCATAACGAGTCAGAGTTCTCTTTAGGCGTTTCTTTCTCCGACAGGACGGTATCTGCAACAACATCTTCTCAGCACAGGACGACCAACCCTAAGAAGTGCAAGTTCATGGGATGTACCAAGGGAGCTAGAGGAGCATCGGGGCTCTGCATTGGCCACGGAGGTGGGCAGAGATGTCAAAAGCCAGGCTGCAACAAAGGCGCTGAGAGCAAAACCACTTTCTGCAAAGCTCACGGCGGAGGAAAGAGATGCCAGCACTTGGGATGCACGAAGAGCGCTGAAGGGAAAACAGACTTCTGTATATCTCACGGCGGTGGAAGACGCTGTGGGTTCCCTGAGGGGTGCGGTAAAGCCGCACGTGGCAAATCAGGGCTCTGCATCAAACACGGTGGTGGTAAAAGGTGTAGGATCGAAGGGTGTACAAGAAGTGCTGAGGGACAAGCTGGGCTTTGTATTTCACATGGTGGTGGGAGGCGTTGTCAGGCGTTAGAGTGTACAAAAGGTGCTCAAGGGAGTACAAACTACTGCAAAGCTCACGGCGGTGGGAAACGCTGCATATTTGCGGGATGTACTAAAGGAGCGGAAGGTAGTACTCCGCTCTGTAAAGCTCACGGTGGAGGGAAACGTTGTATGTTTGATGGAGGTGGGATCTGTCCTAAGAGTGTGCATGGTGGGACGAGTTTCTGCGTAGCTCATGGTGGTGGGAAGAGATGTGTTGTGGCAGGGTGTACGAAGAGCGCTCGTGGGAGGACTGATTGTTGTGTGAAGCATGGTGGTGGGAAACGGTGCAAGTCTATTGGGTGTGAGAAGAGTGCGCAAGGTAGCACTGACTTCTGCAAGGCGCATGGTGGAGGTAAACGGTGTTCTTGGGGAGGAGAGTGGAAATGCGAGAAGTTTGCTAGAGGGAAGAGTGGTTTATGCGCTGCGCATAACAGTATGGCTCAGGAGAAAGGTGGAAGCCAGATTGGTTTGATTGGTCCTGGACTTTTCCGTGGCCTTGTCTCTACCTCTTCCCaaactactactactactacaacTGATCATTCTCAGTCTGGAGTCAGTGTGGTGTCTGACTGCACGGACTCCATTGATCGTTCAAACCAGATGCAGTATCATCACGAGAAAAGACAGAAGGTGATGATACCAATGCAGGTTCTTGTGCCTCCATCGATGAAATCTTTAAGCTTCACAGACGCTGAGGAGCCAGAAAGGGAAACAAACAACAACAGTAGGAGCAGCAACGGGAGGAACATCTTTGACTTTATGATTCCGGAGGAGAGAGTTCATGGCGGTGGGCTAATGTCTCTGCTTAATGGCAGCATGAAACAGACACTCCGTTGA
- the LOC108856924 gene encoding magnesium transporter MRS2-2-like, translating to MAFNNNGNVFFAAADPLQGKKTKLQSSRSWVSIVETGESETLDVDKYAIMHRVQIHARDLRILDPNLSYPSTILGRERAIVLNLEHIKAIITSDEVLLRDPSDENVIPVLKELERRLPVGNEAQLGQGDGKESSAAHNDADAGEEDDSPFEFRALEVFLEAICSFLAARTTELETAAYPALDELTSKISSRNLDRVRKLKSAMTRLTARVQKVRDELEQLLDDDDDMAELYLSRKLSSASSASSSPNCYLTSPTIGSKISRASRASLATARGDENDVEELEMLLEAYFMQIDSTLNRLTTLREYIDDTEDYINIQLDNHRNQLIQLELVLSSGTVCSAFYSLVAGIFGMNIPYTWNDNHGYMFKYVVILTGAICVILFTFIMSHARYKGLVGS from the exons TTAGCATAGTCGAGACGGGGGAGAGTGAGACGCTCGATGTCGATAAGTATGCTATCATGCACCGTGTTCAGATCCACGCGCGTGATCTCCGGATTCTCGACCCGAATCTCTCTTACCCGTCTACTATTCTTGGCCGTGAGAGAGCCATTGTGTTGAATCTGGAG CATATCAAGGCGATTATCACTTCCGATGAG GTTTTGCTTAGGGATCCATCAGATGAGAATGTTATTCCGGTTCTCAAGGAGCTTGAAAGACGCTTACCTGTTGGAAACGAAGCACAGCTTGGTCAAGGAGATGGGAAAGAGAGCTCTGCTGCACATAATGACGCTGATGCTGGTGAAGAAGATG ATTCCCCTTTTGAGTTTCGAGCGCTGGAAGTTTTCTTGGAAGCAATCTGTAGCTTCTTAGCTGCAAGGACAACAGAGTTAGAAACAGCTGCTTATCCTGCTTTGGATGAGCTTACCTCTAAG ATTAGTAGCCGTAACTTGGATAGAGTTCGGAAGTTGAAGAGTGCCATGACTCGGTTGACAGCTCGAGTTCAAAAG GTAAGAGATGAGCTCGAACAGTTGCTGGATGATGACGATGACATGGCGGAACTTTACCTTTCAAGGAAACTCTCTAGTGCTTCCTCAGCGTCTAGTAGTCCAAACTGCTATCTTACTTCCCCGACGATAGGTTCCAAGATTTCAAGAGCAAGCAGAGCGAGTCTAGCCACAGCTCGTGGGGATGAAAATGATGTTGAAGAACTTGAAATGTTGCTCGAG GCATACTTCATGCAAATCGACAGCACTTTGAACAGATTGACAACA CTACGTGAGTACATCGATGACACAGAGGATTACATTAACATCCAG cTAGACAATCATCGTAATCAGCTGATCCAG TTGGAGCTTGTGTTAAGCTCTGGAACCGTTTGCTCAGCATTTTACTCTCTTGTCGCTGGGATCTTCGGGATGAACATTCCATACACATGGAATGATAACCATGGATACATGTTCAAATAT GTCGTGATCCTGACGGGAGCAATTTGTGTAATCTTGTTCACGTTCATAATGTCACACGCTCGGTACAAAGGGCTTGTGGGATCTTGA
- the LOC108861340 gene encoding protein trichome birefringence-like 12 isoform X2: MELGSRRTHTTMPSKLRSSRLLLISLLLLFVYSTILLLRRPTPPNPVSPPPCDLFSGRWVLHPETPKPLYDETCPFHRNAWNCLRNKRENMDTINSWRWAPDSCGLSRIDPTRFLETMRDRNVGFVGDSLNENFVVSLLCVLRAADPSAVKWKKKKAWRGGYFPKFNVTVAYHRSVLLAKYKSQPRPSGEEADGDGGVKGTYYRVDVDVPADEWINVTSFYDVLVFNSGHWWGYDKFPKETPLVFYRKGKPIHPPLDIMQGFEVVLQHMVSYIQRQVPAKTLKFWRLQSPRHFYGGDWNQNGSCLLDKPLAQDQEQWS; encoded by the exons ATGGAGTTGGGATCCAGACGAACCCACACGACGATGCCGTCGAAGCTCCGATCTTCACGTCTCCTACTCATCTCCCTCCTCTTACTCTTCGTCTACTCCACCATCCTTCTCCTCCGCCGTCCGACCCCTCCAAACCCCGTCTCTCCTCCGCCGTGCGATCTCTTCTCCGGCCGATGGGTCCTCCATCCCGAAACTCCGAAGCCCCTCTACGACGAGACTTGCCCCTTCCACAGAAACGCCTGGAACTGCTTGCGGAACAAACGAGAAAACATGGATACCATCAATTCGTGGAGATGGGCGCCCGATTCATGCGGGTTGAGCCGGATCGACCCGACCCGGTTTCTAGAGACGATGAGGGACAGGAACGTCGGATTCGTCGGGGACTCTCTGAACGAGAATTTCGTGGTTTCGCTGCTGTGTGTGCTTAGAGCGGCTGATCCGAGTGCTGTCAAGTggaaaaagaagaaagcttgGCGTGGGGGTTACTTCCCTAAGTTCAATGTCACTGTCGCTTATCACAGATCCGTTCTTCTCGCTAAATACAA GTCGCAGCCGAGACCTTCTGGAGAAGAAGCTGATGGAGACGGAGGAGTTAAAGGGACTTATTATCGAGTGGATGTTGATGTTCCTGCTGATGAGTGGATCAATGTCACTAGCTTTTATGACGTGCTCGTATTTAACTCTGGCCATTg GTGGGGTTACGATAAGTTTCCTAAAGAGACACCTCTTGTCTTCTACCGAAAGGGAAAGCCGATACATCCTCCTCTTGATATAATGCAAGGATTTGAAGTAGTTCTTCAGCATATGGTTTCTTATATCCAACGGCAAGTCCCGGCAAAGACTCTTAAGTTCTGGCGCTTGCAATCACCAAGGCATTTCTATGGCGGTGATTGGAACCAGAATGGTAGTTGTCTGCTAGATAAACCACTCGCCCAAGATCAG GAACAATGGAGTTAA
- the LOC108861338 gene encoding probable sphingolipid transporter spinster homolog 2 — protein sequence MDVVDGGGGVDRGRNPRATAMERRDSDDKIAEPSWFSPKRLLFVFCVVNLINYIDRGAIASNGVNGSRGSCSSGGTCSAGTGIQGDFNLSNFQDGVLSSAFMVGLLVASPIFASVAKSVNPFRLIGIGLSIWTLAVIGCGLSFDFWSITFCRMFVGVGEASFVSLAAPFIDDNAPQAQKSAWLAMFYMCIPTGYALGYVYGGLVGSVLPWRAAFWGEAILMLPFAVLGFVIKPLHLKGFAPDDKVKPRTDNLNVLPTGYGFSAVLKDLKLLLVDKVYVTNILGYIAYNFVLGAYSYWGPKAGYNIYKMENADLIFGGVTVICGIVGTLSGGFVLDFMDATISNAFKLLSVSTFIGGLFCFVAFCFKSMYAFLAFFAVGELLVFATQGPVNFIVLHCVKPSLRPLAMAMSTVSIHIFGDVPSSPLVGVLQDYVNNWRVTALVLTFVLFPAAAIWSIGIFLNSVDRYNEDSESDAVTRESAVAPLLEEA from the exons ATGGATGTCGtagacggaggaggaggagttgaTCGGGGACGAAACCCTAGAGCAACAGCTATGGAGAGGAGGGATTCAGATGATAAGATCGCAGAGCCTTCTTGGTTCTCTCCTAAAAG GCTTCTCTTTGTGTTTTGTGTTGTCAACTTGATAAACTATATCGATCGAGGAGCTATTGCAAGTAATGGTGTCAATGGGAGTCGTGGTAGTTGCTCCTCCGGTGGTACTTGCTCAGCTGGGACCGGAATACA GGGGGATTTCAACTTGAGCAACTTTCAAGATGGTGTTTTGTCTTCTGCTTTCATGGTTGGCCTTCTTGTCGCCTCTCCTATCTTTGCTTCTGTTgccaagag TGTTAACCCGTTTAGGCTTATTGGAATTGGGTTATCCATCTGGACTCTGGCTGTGATTGGCTGCGGTTTATCCTTTGATTTTTGGTCCATCACATTCTGTCGAAT GTTTGTTGGTGTTGGTGAGGCATCATTTGTAAGCCTCGCTGCCCCATTTATCGACGATAATGCCCCTCAAGCTCAG AAATCAGCGTGGCTTGCAATGTTCTACATGTGTATTCCGACTGGGTATGCTCTTGGCTATGTATATGGTGGACTG GTGGGGAGTGTTCTTCCGTGGCGTGCTGCATTTTGGGGAGAAGCTATACTTATGCTTCCTTTTGCTGTTCTAGGTTTTGTTATCAAACCCTTGCATTTGAAAG GTTTCGCTCCTGATGATAAAGTAAAACCCCGGACAGATAACTTGAACGTTTTGCCAACTGGTTATGGGTTCTCAGCTGTCTTGAAAGATTTGAAACTGCTTCTGGTAGATAAGGTTTATGTTACAAACATCCTCG ggTATATTGCTTACAACTTTGTCTTAGGCGCATATTCTTATTGGGGTCCAAAGGCTGGTTATAACATATACAAGATG GAAAACGCTGATTTGATATTTGGAGGGGTTACAGTTATCTGTGGAATCGTTGGCACATTGTCTGGAGGATTTGTCTTAGATTTCATGGATGCTACTATCTCAAATGCTTtcaag CTTCTGTCAGTTTCAACATTTATAGGAGGCCTGTTCTGCTTTGTTGCTTTCTGTTTCAAGAGCATGTATGCATTTCTAGCTTTCTTTGCTGTTGGTGAACTTCTCGTCTTTGCCACACAG GGTCCTGTGAATTTCATAGTTCTCCATTGTGTGAAACCAAGTTTGAGACCACTTGCAATGGCCATGTCTACTGTCTCCATCCATATCTTTGGAGATGTTCCTTCCTCACCACTCGTTGGAGTTCTTCAG GACTACGTGAACAATTGGAGAGTGACTGCTCTTGTTCTTACATTTGTTCTCTTTCCAGCTGCTGCAATTTGGTCCATAG GGATCTTCCTAAACAGTGTGGATCGTTATAACGAAGATTCAGAGTCTGATGCTGTGACCAGAGAATCAGCCGTAGCACCTCTTCTCGAGGAAGCATGA
- the LOC108861340 gene encoding protein trichome birefringence-like 12 isoform X1 codes for MELGSRRTHTTMPSKLRSSRLLLISLLLLFVYSTILLLRRPTPPNPVSPPPCDLFSGRWVLHPETPKPLYDETCPFHRNAWNCLRNKRENMDTINSWRWAPDSCGLSRIDPTRFLETMRDRNVGFVGDSLNENFVVSLLCVLRAADPSAVKWKKKKAWRGGYFPKFNVTVAYHRSVLLAKYKSQPRPSGEEADGDGGVKGTYYRVDVDVPADEWINVTSFYDVLVFNSGHWWGYDKFPKETPLVFYRKGKPIHPPLDIMQGFEVVLQHMVSYIQRQVPAKTLKFWRLQSPRHFYGGDWNQNGSCLLDKPLAQDQLDLWFDPRNNGVNKEARRINQIIKNELQTTEIKLLDLTHLSEYRADAHPAIWLGKQDAVAIWGQDCMHWCLPGVPDTWVDILAELILSNSKTE; via the exons ATGGAGTTGGGATCCAGACGAACCCACACGACGATGCCGTCGAAGCTCCGATCTTCACGTCTCCTACTCATCTCCCTCCTCTTACTCTTCGTCTACTCCACCATCCTTCTCCTCCGCCGTCCGACCCCTCCAAACCCCGTCTCTCCTCCGCCGTGCGATCTCTTCTCCGGCCGATGGGTCCTCCATCCCGAAACTCCGAAGCCCCTCTACGACGAGACTTGCCCCTTCCACAGAAACGCCTGGAACTGCTTGCGGAACAAACGAGAAAACATGGATACCATCAATTCGTGGAGATGGGCGCCCGATTCATGCGGGTTGAGCCGGATCGACCCGACCCGGTTTCTAGAGACGATGAGGGACAGGAACGTCGGATTCGTCGGGGACTCTCTGAACGAGAATTTCGTGGTTTCGCTGCTGTGTGTGCTTAGAGCGGCTGATCCGAGTGCTGTCAAGTggaaaaagaagaaagcttgGCGTGGGGGTTACTTCCCTAAGTTCAATGTCACTGTCGCTTATCACAGATCCGTTCTTCTCGCTAAATACAA GTCGCAGCCGAGACCTTCTGGAGAAGAAGCTGATGGAGACGGAGGAGTTAAAGGGACTTATTATCGAGTGGATGTTGATGTTCCTGCTGATGAGTGGATCAATGTCACTAGCTTTTATGACGTGCTCGTATTTAACTCTGGCCATTg GTGGGGTTACGATAAGTTTCCTAAAGAGACACCTCTTGTCTTCTACCGAAAGGGAAAGCCGATACATCCTCCTCTTGATATAATGCAAGGATTTGAAGTAGTTCTTCAGCATATGGTTTCTTATATCCAACGGCAAGTCCCGGCAAAGACTCTTAAGTTCTGGCGCTTGCAATCACCAAGGCATTTCTATGGCGGTGATTGGAACCAGAATGGTAGTTGTCTGCTAGATAAACCACTCGCCCAAGATCAG CTTGATTTGTGGTTTGATCCCAGGAACAATGGAGTTAACAAAGAAGCGAGAAGGATTAATCAAATTATCAAAAACGAGTTGCAAACCACAGAGATCAAGCTACTTGATCTGACCCATCTAAGCGAATACAGAGCAGATGCTCATCCTGCTATCTGGTTAGGGAAACAGGACGCGGTGGCCATATGGGGACAAGACTGTATGCACTGGTGCTTACCTGGTGTTCCAGACACATGGGTTGATATCTTAGCTGAACTCATTCTTAGTAACTCAAAAACAGAGTGA
- the LOC108859924 gene encoding NAC domain-containing protein 104 produces the protein MNLPPGFRFFPTDEELVVHFLQRKASLLPCHPDVIPDLDIYPYDPWDLPGKALGEGRQWYFYSRKTQERVTSNGYWGSMGIDEPIFTSSTHKKVGIKKYFTFYLGDSQTNWIMQEYSLPDSSSSSKRSSKKSGRGSSSSSHKTDYSKWAICRVYEQNCSEEEDDDGTELSCLDEVFLSLDDLDEVSLP, from the exons ATGAATCTACCACCGGGATTCAGGTTTTTTCCGACGGACGAAGAACTCGTCGTCCACTTTCTCCAGCGCAAAGCCTCGCTCTTGCCTTGTCATCCTGACGTCATCCCCGACCTCGATATTTACCCTTACGATCCTTGGGACCTTCCCG GTAAAGCTTTGGGAGAAGGGAGGCAGTGGTACTTCTATAGTAGAAAGACGCAAGAAAGAGTGACAAGCAATGGGTATTGGGGATCAATGGGAATAGACGAGCCAATCTTCACAAGCTCCACACACAAGAAAGTTGGCATCAAAAAGTATTTTACTTTCTATCTTGGAGATTCTCAAACTAACTGGATCATGCAAGAATATTCCCTCccagattcttcttcttcctctaagAGATCTTCAAAGAAATCAGGCCGTGGTTCTTCTAGTTCTAGCCACAAAACC GATTATAGCAAGTGGGCGATATGCAGAGTGTATGAACAAAATTGCAGTGAGGAAGAGGATGATGATGGGACAGAACTCTCATGTTTGGATGAAGTGTTTTTGTCTTTAGATGATCTTGACGAAGTAAGCTTACCGTGA
- the LOC108860628 gene encoding uncharacterized protein LOC108860628, translated as MEKDESFVYNEVVEEEQSPQSNQTWPMDMIRQRRFQHKMSSLLSPATPKRNYSVSNAKSLLKKYSKSDPIPRRKRFPVSCSDEGVLMDGVLVTSASEKKASDSPSRLSSLGRSPRSSLVRSQHKNSSSPRSLSGGNQEDTTRSKTSSGGKVKMLADSPCTKLETPKAANPSTLKATAEPFTFTPRPSQGLASPLPVRQLPFDHGPRIQWVNPPPHHQLRPRYGHLYLPPSYTYPRSLQVPDLYPTHYPFRSPRPIGYQMGQDPRIISLLPTTPLSTNTSKPPVHTPISTTSTANLSTGTTTHDSRLDSSLSADGGPETVIQTQDSSSPSDELETMTQKQGLLSPSDELVTMAAAELKTSTQKPGFSPSAGLGLETMMTEKDWSPSDDGLPTPTEEAQTDFMKPQDRVLPDDAFQHYIYRKRLPVFTQICSDDAEGCDDASH; from the exons ATGGAGAAAGACGAGTCATTTGTGTACAAcgaggtggtggaggaggagcagAGTCCCCAAAGCAACCAGACGTGGCCGATGGATATGATCCGGCAGAGACGTTTCCAACACAAAATGTCGTCTCTTTTGAGTCCGGCGACTCCTAAGAGGAACTACAGCGTTAGCAATGCCAAGTCACTCCTCAAGAAGTACTCAAAGTCTGATCCAATCCCTCGTCGTAAGCGCTTTCCGGTTTCATGCTCCGATGAGGGAGTCTTGATGGATGGTGTTCTGGTCACATCAGCCTCTGAGAAGAAAGCTTCAGATTCACCTTCTAGATTGAGCTCTCTTGGACGATCTCCACGTTCTTCACTTGTCCGGAGTCAACATAAGAATAGCAGCAGCCCTAGGAGCCTATCTGGAGGAAACCAG GAGGATACCACTCGGTCTAAGACTTCTTCAGGTGGGAAAGTGAAGATGTTGGCAGATAGTCCTTGCACAAAACTAGAGACACCAAAG GCTGCTAATCCTTCAACTCTGAAAGCTACTGCCGAACCATTCACCTTCACACCGAGACCTTCACAAGGACTAGCTTCTCCCCTCCCAGTCCGGCAACTTCCATTTGACCATGGTCCACGTATTCAATGGGTT AATCCGCCTCCTCACCATCAGCTGCGTCCGAGATATGGTCATTTATACCTGCCTCCAAGCTACACTTACCCGAGATCTCTACAAGTTCCTGACCTCTATCCCACACATTACCCATTCAGGTCTCCAAGACCCATTGGCTACCAAATGGGTCAGGACCCCAGAATCATCTCACTACTTCCCACAACACCTCTCTCTACAAACACCAGCAAGCCACCTGTTCACACTCCCATATCTACTACCTCTACAGCCAATCTCAGCACCGGTACTACAACACATGACTCAAGACTAGACTCTTCGCTTTCTGCTGATGGAGGACCTGAAACAGTGATCCAAACTCAAGACTCTTCGTCACCTTCTGATGAGCTTGAAACGATGACACAGAAACAAGGCTTGTTGTCACCTTCGGATGAGCTTGTCACGATGGCTGCTGCTGAGCTCAAAACATCAACTCAGAAACCAGGCTTTTCACCTTCTGCTGGACTTGGACTTGAAACTATGATGACAGAGAAAGACTGGTCACCTTCTGACGATGGACTCCCAACACCCACAGAAGAAGCTCAAACTGACTTTATGAAACCACAGGACAGAGTTCTCCCAGATGACGCTTTCCAGCATTACATATATCGAAAGAGACTGCCAGTATTCACTCAGATTTGCTCTGATGACGCAGAAGGGTGTGATGATGCCAGCCATTAG
- the LOC108861344 gene encoding uncharacterized protein LOC108861344, translating into MALRLLHLLPQNTSFNRNLEFSRVLTRPATRIQCIRREEDEDDGMMSNRRTRKAKKKKKTMSDAELAKDLAREIGKANTVSEQRREAMKKSGEILWGEFCKHVGLKEEEVRVKWRKIGEEEKVVMVREFVDEWGVDFQPLSVRSVKEMVEEECLVSDRTTTEPSSSSMSSFAGLFPGLKRIIGFE; encoded by the coding sequence ATGGCGCTGAGGTTACTTCATCTTCTACCCCAAAACACTTCCTTTAATCGGAATCTGGAGTTTAGCCGTGTGTTGACCCGACCCGCAACACGGATTCAGTGCATAAGGAGAGAGGAGGATGAAGACGATGGCATGATGAGCAACAGGAGGACGAGgaaggcgaagaagaagaagaaaacaatgaGCGATGCGGAGCTGGCGAAGGATTTGGCGAGAGAGATCGGGAAGGCGAACACGGTGTCGGAACAGAGACGAGAAGCGATGAAGAAGAGCGGTGAGATTCTGTGGGGAGAGTTCTGCAAGCACGTGGGTTTGAAAGAAGAGGAGGTGAGGGTTAAGTGGAGGAAGAttggagaagaggagaaagtgGTCATGGTCAGAGAGTTTGTGGATGAGTGGGGTGTTGATTTTCAGCCTTTGTCTGTTAGATCTGTTAAGGAGATGGTGGAAGAAGAGTGTTTGGTTTCTGACAGAACAACAACcgagccttcttcttcttccatgtcTTCTTTTGCTGGGTTGTTTCCTGGTTTGAAGAGAATCATAGGCTTTGAGTAA
- the LOC108861339 gene encoding protein TUNICAMYCIN INDUCED 1, translated as MMGRRSLVCVGALFLILFATFPSSRALVSSPEAKHHYPKAISDLKEAIVKGLGFQSEEVKISGFDVRDALVGHAVSYEFDLEIDKKVLPIKLLEDVNRWEYVDLPIFQVEQPNENGLVPMSNKKKKSSGGDVSPVLAPFQLAGPMELWIQDANDMRLSLPYDVDAGVLKKVILGDGAVVTVKGARSVSLRHPIDLPLPLNQSSSEFASGLLSLAEQLRRGASSADQETPLLSLRIVGPTSLASTSRSPESKLKLKRLAPGLVELSSMSKDKSSSGRDVSTIEGVTTTVLTPREFTTMWPITSINGSNANLLGFEKLLTSVLGPRAQEEGSFKVLKADVAAQTFMKIGFGVERKLKESDLEGLDLPEWRTKPKTMRMHFEVLAKVDGDKVIPENVVRVDPIPLEDTVAQNVINGNVTMSTLPIVQPPPSPFTL; from the exons ATGATGGGTCGCAGATCATTGGTTTGTGTCGGAGCTCTGTTTCTGATTCTCTTCGCAACGTTTCCGTCTTCAAGAGCTTTGGTTTCGTCTCCTGAAGCTAAGCATCATTACCCTAAAGCCATCTCG GATTTGAAGGAAGCAATTGTGAAGGGACTTGGGTTCCAATCAGAAGAGGTGAAGATCTCTGGGTTTGATGTGAGGGATGCATTGGTAGGGCATGCTGTTTCTTACGAGTTTGATCTCGAGATCGATAAGAAAGTtcttccaatcaagcttcttgaAGATGTGAACCGATGGGAGTACGTTGATCTCCCTATTTTCCAAGTAGAGCAACCTAATGAGAATGGTTTGGTTCCTATGagtaataagaagaagaagtcgTCTGGTGGTGATGTTTCGCCTGTTTTAGCTCCGTTTCAACTCGCTGGCCCCATGGAACTTTGGATCCAAGATGCTAACGATATGCGTCTTTCATTGCCT TATGATGTGGATGCTGGTGTTTTGAAGAAAGTGATATTAGGAGATGGTGCTGTTGTGACTGTCAAGGGAGCTAGATCTGTTAGTCTGCGTCACCCTATTGATTTGCCGCTTCCGTTGAACCAAAGCTCCAGTGAGTTCGCCTCTGGTCTTCTCTCTTTAGCTGAGCAGCTTCGACGTGGTGCTTCATCAGCTGATCAAGAAACTCCACTTCTATCTCTCCGCATTGTTGGTCCTACTTCTCTTGCATCGACCTCTCGTTCTCCTGAGAGCAAACTCAAGCTTAAGCGCCTTGCGCCTGGACTTGTGGAGCTATCTTCCATGTCTAAAGACAAAAGTAGTAGTGGTAGAGATGTCTCGACCATTGAGGGTGTTACTACTACTGTTCTCACGCCGAGGGAGTTCACAACCATGTGGCCGATCACTTCAATCAACGGCTCCAACGCTAACTTACTCGGCTTTGAGAAGCTGTTGACCTCTGTGTTAGGTCCCAGAGCTCAGGAAGAAGGTTCTTTTAAGGTGTTGAAAGCAGACGTGGCAGCTCAGACGTTTATGAAGATTGGTTTTGGTGTAGAGAGGAAGCTGAAGGAAAGTGATCTTGAAGGGTTAGACTTGCCAGAGTGGAGAACGAAACCCAAAACGATGAGAATGCATTTTGAGGTTCTTGCTAAGGTTGATGGTGACAAGGTTATACCAGAGAATGTAGTGAGGGTTGATCCTATACCATTGGAGGATACGGTTGCGCAGAATGTGATTAATGGAAATGTAACCATGTCGACACTTCCTATCGTTCAGCCTCCTCCAAGCCCTTTCACCTTGTAA